The Neovison vison isolate M4711 chromosome 13, ASM_NN_V1, whole genome shotgun sequence genome includes a region encoding these proteins:
- the LOC122893209 gene encoding olfactory receptor 4K15-like: MDQGNKSGVTEFILHGLSGSQELQLFYFVFFMLFYFSIVLGNLLIVLTVISEPALHTPMYFLLSNLSFIDVCLSTFATPKMIIDFLMEPKTISFEGCMAQIFFLHVFAGGEMMLLVAMAYDRYVAICRPLHYASIMSLRKCTSLVVGSWLIGVFHSVSQLIFTVNLPFCGPNKVDSFFCDLPLVIKLACTNTFTLEVLMLSDSGLMAMSSFVLLLISYTVILVTVRRRSSAGMAKARATLTAHITVVTLFFAPCIFIYAWPFSSLPVDKVLSIFYTVFTPLLNPLIYTLRNKEVISAMQKLRNRQVCF, translated from the coding sequence ATGGACCAAGGAAATAAATCAGGAGTGACTGAATTTATATTGCACGGTCTTTCAGGTTCTCAAGAGCTACAACTgttctattttgtgttttttatgcttttctatttctccatTGTGCTGGGGAACCTCCTCATTGTGCTCACTGTCATCTCCGAACCTGCACTacacacacccatgtacttcCTACTTAGTAACCTCTCCTTCATTGATGTGTGTCTCTCCACCTTTGCCACACCCAAAATGATTATTGATTTCCTTATGGAGCCCAAGACCATCTCTTTTGAGGGCTGCATGGCCCAGATATTCTTTCTGCATGTCTTTGCTGGTGGTGAAATGATGCTCCTTGTGGCCATGGCATATGATAGATATGTCGCCATATGTCGACCCCTGCACTATGCATCCATTATGAGTCTGCGCAAGTGCACAAGCCTTGTGGTGGGCTCCTGGCTCATTGGGGTTTTCCACTCAGTGAGTCAGTTAATCTTCACAGTAAACCTTCCGTTTTGTGGCCCCAATAAAGTGGACAGTTTTTTCTGTGATCTTCCCTTGGTTATCAAACTTGCCTGCACCAATACCTTTACTCTTGAGGTACTGATGCTTTCAGACAGTGGTCTAATGGCCATGAGCTCCTTTGTGCTCTTGCTGATCTCCTACACAGTTATCCTGGTTACCGTACGGCGGCGTTCCTCAGCAGGCATGGCCAAGGCAAGGGCCACCCTGACTGCCCATATCACTGTGGTGACCCTTTTCTTTGCACCCTGCATCTTTATTTATGCCTGGCCTTTTAGCAGTCTCCCAGTGGATAAGGTTCTCTCCATATTTTATACTGTTTTCACCCCTCTTTTAAACCCCCTGATCTACACCTTAAGAAACAAGGAGGTGATATCAGCAATGCAAAAGCTAAGGAATCGACAAGTGTGTTTCTGA